The proteins below come from a single Biomphalaria glabrata chromosome 10, xgBioGlab47.1, whole genome shotgun sequence genomic window:
- the LOC106074904 gene encoding uncharacterized protein LOC106074904 isoform X2, protein MRKRMLFKIGVTLVLGIGIILFYLVNVQDIEKGETLKHDLFDETENLHRRGDAHVVNMDVADPDKRIKQIELTQRPVVIDDQLKSRLKIKPGPKSEDLKPKEMIKDQTSKPNTQSHEEVKLKNKSLKLEEIRVTKTSKTNAFVFKENHLQPVLQGQSHGETNGALVHLCVVVCGEREEETMAMLKSAAFVTPSTVSLAFHIVAEKSAQNFFQDQLELWPRRHRQRLSYFIYNISFPDDDTSDSWKKLFKPCASQRLFLPEILPSVDSLIYVDTDTLFLRSLADLWSHFYQMNESQLAGVVSEAEDGTAGWYNRFANHPFYGQYGVNSGVMLMNLTRMRKTSWLSDMQTFYNKYKMMIPWGDQDLINIYFAAHPDEVYLLSCPWNYRNDHCKYMSNCKAAEQEGVFVLHGSRRMFYQNKEPVFAAVFETLKNNELGNTVDRELVTKLERKLSEAKPSNCGKVSYIFLTQLKKMLHKSEDLPNLADEVDNEHLVKEIKADMIDDQKNSREDNNDQPSPLEHNQPRPLEHQVDQPVPQEHQDDQPRQQEHQDGQPRPQEHQDDLPNPLKHQDDQSNPLQHQDDQSNPLQHQDDQSNPLQHQDDQPGALEYQGDKAKNVGFNNQVNAAKESKHSANLRQNIDQAISNYQNDAYDYYDNVLAKTDLPNNI, encoded by the exons ATGCGCAAAAGGATGCTGTTTAAGATTGGTGTCACCCTGGTGTTAGGCATTGGAATTATTCTCTTCTACTTGGTCAATGTCCAAGACATTGAAAAGGGAGAGACTTTGAAACATGACTTGTTTGATGAAACTGAGAATTTACATCGACGTGGCGATGCACATGTAGTTAATATGGATGTGGCCGATCCCGACAAACGAATTAAACAAATTGAATTGACTCAAAGGCCAGTTGTTATTGATGATCAGTTAAAATCAAGGCTGAAAATAAAGCCAGGTCCTAAATCTGAGGACCTGAAACCTAAAGAAATGATAAAGGACCAAACATCAAAACCTAATACTCAGAGTCATGAAGAGGTAAAGCTCAAGAATAAATCATTGAAACTTGAAGAAATTAGAGTAACAAAGACATCCAAAACTaatgcatttgtttttaaagaaaaccatCTACAGCCAGTGCTTCAAGGTCAAAG CCATGGAGAGACCAACGGAGCTTTGGTTCACTTATGTGTTGTAGTGTGtggggagagagaggaagaaaccATGGCAATGCTGAAGTCTGCGGCGTTTGTAACACCATCCACCGTGTCTCTAGCCTTCCACATTGTAGCAGAAAAAAGTGCTCAGAATTTTTTTCAAGATCAG CTAGAATTGTGGCCTCGGAGGCACAGGCAGAGGTTGTCCTACTTTATTTATAACATATCTTTTCCTGATGACGACACTTCAGATTCATGGAAAAAGCTGTTTAAACCTTGTGCATCCCAGCGGCTTTTCTTACCG GAGATACTGCCGTCTGTGGACAGTCTGATCTATGTAGACACAGACACTTTGTTTTTGAGATCCCTGGCTGATCTCTGGTCTCACTTCTATCAAATGAATGAAAGTCAGTTGGCAGGTgtggtgtcagaagcggaggATGGAACAGCTGGATGGTACAATAGATTCGCCAACCACCCATTCTATGGACAGTATG GTGTCAACTCTGGAGTTATGTTAATGAATCTGACGAGAATGAGGAAGACATCTTGGCTGTCAGAcatgcaaacattttacaacaaatataaaatgaTGATCCCATGGGGTGACCAGGAcctcattaacatttactttgCTGCACATCCAG ATGAAGTTTACCTGCTCTCCTGTCCATGGAACTACAGAAATGATCACTGCAAGTACATGAGCAACTGCAAGGCTGCGGAACAGGAAGGTGTGTTTGTTCTCCATGGTTCACGTCGAATGTTCTACCAAAACAAAGAGCCAGTGTTTGCTGCtgtttttgaaactttaaaaaat aATGAACTTGGTAATACTGTAGACAGAGAGTTGGTCACAAAGCTGGAGAGAAAGTTGTCAGAGGCCAAACCTTCGAACTGTGGGAAAGTTTCATACATTTTCTTAACACAGCTGAAAAAAATGTTGCACAAGTCTGAGGATCTTCCTAAT TTGGCAGATGAGGTAGACAATGAACACTTGGTTAAAGAGATTAAAGCTGATATGATAGACGATCAGAAGAACTCCAGAGAAGACAACAATGACCAACCCAGCCCACTAGAACATAATCAGCCTAGGCCACTAGAACATCAAGTTGATCAGCCCGTACCACAAGAACATCAAGATGACCAGcccagacaacaagaacatcAAGATGGCCAGCCCAGACCACAAGAACATCAAGATGACCTGCCCAACCCCCTTAAACATCAAGATGACCAGTCCAACCCACTCCAACATCAAGATGACCAGTCCAACCCACTCCAACATCAAGATGACCAGTCCAACCCACTCCAACATCAAGATGACCAGCCCGGCGCACTGGAGTATCAAGGTGACAAGGCAAAAAACGTAGGCTTCAATAACCAAGTCAATGCTGCAAAAGAAAGTAAGCACTCTGCCAATTTACGACAAAACATTGACCAAGCCATTTCAAACTATCAAAATGACGCCTATGACTATTATGACAATGTATTGGCCAAGACAGATTTACCTAATAATATATAA
- the LOC106074904 gene encoding uncharacterized protein LOC106074904 isoform X1 translates to MRKRMLFKIGVTLVLGIGIILFYLVNVQDIEKGETLKHDLFDETENLHRRGDAHVVNMDVADPDKRIKQIELTQRPVVIDDQLKSRLKIKPGPKSEDLKPKEMIKDQTSKPNTQSHEEVKLKNKSLKLEEIRVTKTSKTNAFVFKENHLQPVLQGQSSHGETNGALVHLCVVVCGEREEETMAMLKSAAFVTPSTVSLAFHIVAEKSAQNFFQDQLELWPRRHRQRLSYFIYNISFPDDDTSDSWKKLFKPCASQRLFLPEILPSVDSLIYVDTDTLFLRSLADLWSHFYQMNESQLAGVVSEAEDGTAGWYNRFANHPFYGQYGVNSGVMLMNLTRMRKTSWLSDMQTFYNKYKMMIPWGDQDLINIYFAAHPDEVYLLSCPWNYRNDHCKYMSNCKAAEQEGVFVLHGSRRMFYQNKEPVFAAVFETLKNNELGNTVDRELVTKLERKLSEAKPSNCGKVSYIFLTQLKKMLHKSEDLPNLADEVDNEHLVKEIKADMIDDQKNSREDNNDQPSPLEHNQPRPLEHQVDQPVPQEHQDDQPRQQEHQDGQPRPQEHQDDLPNPLKHQDDQSNPLQHQDDQSNPLQHQDDQSNPLQHQDDQPGALEYQGDKAKNVGFNNQVNAAKESKHSANLRQNIDQAISNYQNDAYDYYDNVLAKTDLPNNI, encoded by the exons ATGCGCAAAAGGATGCTGTTTAAGATTGGTGTCACCCTGGTGTTAGGCATTGGAATTATTCTCTTCTACTTGGTCAATGTCCAAGACATTGAAAAGGGAGAGACTTTGAAACATGACTTGTTTGATGAAACTGAGAATTTACATCGACGTGGCGATGCACATGTAGTTAATATGGATGTGGCCGATCCCGACAAACGAATTAAACAAATTGAATTGACTCAAAGGCCAGTTGTTATTGATGATCAGTTAAAATCAAGGCTGAAAATAAAGCCAGGTCCTAAATCTGAGGACCTGAAACCTAAAGAAATGATAAAGGACCAAACATCAAAACCTAATACTCAGAGTCATGAAGAGGTAAAGCTCAAGAATAAATCATTGAAACTTGAAGAAATTAGAGTAACAAAGACATCCAAAACTaatgcatttgtttttaaagaaaaccatCTACAGCCAGTGCTTCAAGGTCAAAG CAGCCATGGAGAGACCAACGGAGCTTTGGTTCACTTATGTGTTGTAGTGTGtggggagagagaggaagaaaccATGGCAATGCTGAAGTCTGCGGCGTTTGTAACACCATCCACCGTGTCTCTAGCCTTCCACATTGTAGCAGAAAAAAGTGCTCAGAATTTTTTTCAAGATCAG CTAGAATTGTGGCCTCGGAGGCACAGGCAGAGGTTGTCCTACTTTATTTATAACATATCTTTTCCTGATGACGACACTTCAGATTCATGGAAAAAGCTGTTTAAACCTTGTGCATCCCAGCGGCTTTTCTTACCG GAGATACTGCCGTCTGTGGACAGTCTGATCTATGTAGACACAGACACTTTGTTTTTGAGATCCCTGGCTGATCTCTGGTCTCACTTCTATCAAATGAATGAAAGTCAGTTGGCAGGTgtggtgtcagaagcggaggATGGAACAGCTGGATGGTACAATAGATTCGCCAACCACCCATTCTATGGACAGTATG GTGTCAACTCTGGAGTTATGTTAATGAATCTGACGAGAATGAGGAAGACATCTTGGCTGTCAGAcatgcaaacattttacaacaaatataaaatgaTGATCCCATGGGGTGACCAGGAcctcattaacatttactttgCTGCACATCCAG ATGAAGTTTACCTGCTCTCCTGTCCATGGAACTACAGAAATGATCACTGCAAGTACATGAGCAACTGCAAGGCTGCGGAACAGGAAGGTGTGTTTGTTCTCCATGGTTCACGTCGAATGTTCTACCAAAACAAAGAGCCAGTGTTTGCTGCtgtttttgaaactttaaaaaat aATGAACTTGGTAATACTGTAGACAGAGAGTTGGTCACAAAGCTGGAGAGAAAGTTGTCAGAGGCCAAACCTTCGAACTGTGGGAAAGTTTCATACATTTTCTTAACACAGCTGAAAAAAATGTTGCACAAGTCTGAGGATCTTCCTAAT TTGGCAGATGAGGTAGACAATGAACACTTGGTTAAAGAGATTAAAGCTGATATGATAGACGATCAGAAGAACTCCAGAGAAGACAACAATGACCAACCCAGCCCACTAGAACATAATCAGCCTAGGCCACTAGAACATCAAGTTGATCAGCCCGTACCACAAGAACATCAAGATGACCAGcccagacaacaagaacatcAAGATGGCCAGCCCAGACCACAAGAACATCAAGATGACCTGCCCAACCCCCTTAAACATCAAGATGACCAGTCCAACCCACTCCAACATCAAGATGACCAGTCCAACCCACTCCAACATCAAGATGACCAGTCCAACCCACTCCAACATCAAGATGACCAGCCCGGCGCACTGGAGTATCAAGGTGACAAGGCAAAAAACGTAGGCTTCAATAACCAAGTCAATGCTGCAAAAGAAAGTAAGCACTCTGCCAATTTACGACAAAACATTGACCAAGCCATTTCAAACTATCAAAATGACGCCTATGACTATTATGACAATGTATTGGCCAAGACAGATTTACCTAATAATATATAA